From one Aquicella siphonis genomic stretch:
- a CDS encoding class I SAM-dependent methyltransferase, translating to MAHGYRTLQHWNHWLAQQFLGKRLLDAEAAQMASLLGRHFGKHAVLIGVPHQYELLKSTAIPCHSLITPIITHAHEPGLIEGDLHELPILTGSIDLVLLPHTLEFVDNPRQLLSEACRIIKPEGLIVVSGFNPYSTWGLRKLMTKHKKNIPWGSNFIHFHKIRNWLRLADFAMERSESVLYTPPVNRPKLYHKLQFLEKIGKKCFPRMGGVYILVARAKVIPLTPIRLKWKQQLSGIRISSTISGNIARQSK from the coding sequence TTGGCACACGGCTATCGTACGCTTCAACACTGGAATCACTGGCTGGCCCAACAATTTTTGGGCAAGCGGCTTTTGGATGCTGAAGCAGCGCAGATGGCAAGCCTGCTTGGTCGGCATTTCGGCAAACATGCCGTTCTGATAGGCGTGCCCCATCAATATGAATTGTTGAAATCAACGGCTATTCCCTGTCATTCGCTAATTACACCCATAATCACCCATGCGCATGAACCCGGTTTGATTGAAGGGGATTTGCATGAACTGCCTATCCTGACCGGCAGCATCGATTTGGTTTTGTTACCTCATACGCTGGAATTTGTTGATAATCCCCGGCAGTTATTATCCGAAGCCTGCCGCATCATCAAACCTGAAGGATTAATTGTTGTCAGCGGATTTAATCCGTACAGCACCTGGGGATTGCGAAAGCTCATGACCAAACACAAGAAAAACATACCCTGGGGAAGCAATTTTATACATTTTCATAAAATCAGAAACTGGCTCAGGCTTGCGGATTTCGCTATGGAAAGAAGTGAGTCCGTTTTGTACACACCGCCGGTCAATCGTCCCAAGCTCTACCATAAACTGCAGTTTCTTGAAAAGATCGGCAAGAAATGCTTCCCCCGGATGGGCGGTGTCTATATATTGGTAGCACGCGCCAAAGTCATTCCTCTGACACCCATAAGGTTAAAGTGGAAACAACAATTGAGCGGAATCCGTATTTCATCGACTATTTCCGGTAATATTGCCAGACAATCCAAATGA
- a CDS encoding lytic transglycosylase: MLKRFKALLAKIADKNGLRSRIYALIRQKMRLMRNAAIKCLLLSAGSILIGGISFALPNPEGIQVYQKYLPPEHKQKLADDITRYRNADNLWDVLRDEFSLAHYEESYAVQVKIEWYMNNQDYLLRSASRAAPYLYYISQQVKKRHLPAELVLLPIVESGYNPFSVSNMGASGIWQLMPDTASGLGVKRDWWYDGRRDVIASTRAALNYLAYLQSFFEGNWLLAIAAYNTGEGNVLAAIKRNIRDGRDTDFWSLPLAQETRDYVPSLLALAAIISRPDKYPVYLPPVRNAPYLAQVDIGTQINLKLAAALAGISHQKLMQLNPGFKSASTSTSGPYKLVLPIENIEQFTENLARSPLNRKVNWIHYKVKSGDTLMSISRKFKTTTSDIRKMNHLSKSTIRPGTNLLIPHSGADSDDDAEDDAYPVQELLAEKEDHRKPAIRKTTDDISSKIKKSQDIVPVIVSEKNGNSYKLQPGDTIYMVRSKDTLDKIAKRFHISSQSLRQANRLTSNQIKPGKQIIIPTHPVVTASKKSPVPSAKKIQPGDTIYMVRRGDTIEKIARKFRTTASAIRINNLVDNSSLSEGDRLVIPTHIRG, translated from the coding sequence GTGTTGAAAAGATTTAAAGCCTTGCTGGCTAAAATTGCTGACAAGAATGGATTGCGCAGTAGGATATATGCTTTGATTAGACAAAAAATGCGATTAATGCGCAATGCGGCGATCAAATGCCTGCTTTTATCGGCTGGCAGCATTCTGATTGGCGGAATCTCTTTTGCTTTACCCAATCCTGAAGGCATTCAGGTGTATCAAAAATACCTGCCCCCTGAACACAAACAGAAACTGGCTGATGATATCACCCGTTATCGAAATGCAGACAATCTCTGGGATGTGTTACGAGACGAATTCTCATTGGCACATTATGAAGAAAGTTACGCGGTACAAGTCAAAATTGAATGGTACATGAATAATCAGGATTATCTTCTGCGTTCCGCCTCGCGCGCGGCACCTTATCTGTATTATATTTCACAACAGGTCAAAAAACGTCACTTGCCTGCGGAACTCGTTTTACTGCCCATTGTCGAAAGCGGTTACAATCCCTTTTCTGTTTCCAATATGGGTGCATCGGGGATTTGGCAATTAATGCCGGATACAGCATCCGGATTAGGCGTCAAACGCGACTGGTGGTACGACGGACGCCGGGATGTCATCGCGTCAACACGCGCCGCACTCAATTATCTTGCATACCTGCAAAGTTTTTTTGAAGGGAACTGGCTGCTGGCTATCGCAGCGTACAATACCGGTGAAGGTAATGTGCTGGCCGCGATCAAAAGAAATATTCGCGATGGCCGGGACACGGATTTTTGGTCGTTGCCGTTGGCACAGGAAACCAGGGATTATGTACCCAGCCTGCTGGCGCTGGCAGCGATTATCAGTCGTCCGGACAAATACCCTGTGTATCTGCCCCCGGTTAGAAATGCCCCTTACCTTGCACAAGTTGATATCGGAACCCAGATCAATCTCAAGCTGGCCGCCGCTCTCGCCGGCATCAGTCATCAAAAGCTGATGCAGTTGAATCCGGGGTTCAAAAGCGCCTCCACTTCGACCAGCGGCCCATATAAGCTGGTTTTACCCATTGAAAACATAGAACAGTTTACCGAAAATCTGGCAAGATCGCCGCTTAACCGTAAAGTGAACTGGATACATTACAAAGTCAAATCCGGTGACACACTAATGTCCATATCCAGAAAGTTCAAGACGACCACGAGTGATATTCGAAAAATGAACCATCTCAGCAAGAGCACCATCCGCCCGGGAACAAATCTGCTGATTCCACATTCCGGCGCAGACAGCGATGATGATGCTGAAGATGACGCCTATCCAGTCCAAGAACTGCTTGCTGAAAAAGAAGATCATCGCAAGCCGGCCATCCGCAAAACAACCGATGACATATCCTCCAAAATAAAAAAATCACAGGATATCGTCCCGGTGATCGTTTCTGAAAAAAACGGAAATTCATACAAGCTTCAGCCAGGCGATACCATTTACATGGTGCGATCAAAAGATACGCTGGACAAAATTGCCAAACGTTTTCATATCAGCAGCCAGTCACTTCGCCAAGCGAACCGGTTGACATCGAATCAAATCAAACCTGGCAAGCAAATCATCATACCCACGCATCCGGTCGTAACAGCGAGCAAAAAATCCCCCGTTCCGTCTGCTAAAAAGATACAGCCTGGCGATACCATTTACATGGTCAGACGCGGTGATACCATAGAAAAGATTGCGCGCAAATTCCGCACCACAGCTTCGGCTATACGCATCAACAATCTGGTAGATAACAGTTCCCTGAGCGAGGGTGACAGGCTTGTCATCCCCACTCATATTCGTGGTTAG
- a CDS encoding OmpP1/FadL family transporter, which yields MKRFVMRPLVTVLCASGLLGSTQAMASAFQLWEQDGASVGNYHAGYAAEANDASITWYNPAGITRIKNQQFVLGGSAIASDFKYQGSVGVTELSPVFNPFPIPHFQPVTVNFDSVTAQGGGFSIIPNLQYVAPINDWIGFGFSVDVPFGLKTSYGTTSPMRYAATLTSIRVVDISPALGMQITDKASVGAGFDIQRAYAEFDSVAALIDPSPFSINKTVITSEDTRSTNKANDTGYGFRLGFMYEFNPCTRMGISYHSQVVHHFSGSSKFIGPITEIANAEHGGGPIVSSRATTNVKLPPYTALSVFHKATPSWAFMGTLVYTQWNTFKTLTLNQVAGLVNDPVTLVAPSTDIQISIPENYRNSWNLSLGANYYPTETIIIRSGIGYDQSPVRDRYRNVQLPDSDRYALALGGHFQATKTIGLDVGWSHIFFFGKVKVNPPPQVNGAETVSTNGHVKGGADVLSGQVTWDIV from the coding sequence ATGAAACGTTTTGTCATGCGCCCATTGGTGACTGTTCTTTGTGCATCGGGCTTGTTAGGTTCAACTCAGGCAATGGCTTCGGCATTCCAGCTATGGGAACAGGATGGAGCCAGCGTTGGAAATTATCACGCCGGCTATGCTGCGGAAGCCAATGATGCAAGTATTACCTGGTATAACCCCGCCGGTATCACCCGTATCAAAAACCAGCAATTTGTATTAGGTGGATCCGCAATTGCTTCAGATTTCAAATATCAGGGCAGCGTGGGCGTCACAGAATTATCACCTGTATTTAATCCGTTCCCGATACCCCATTTTCAGCCTGTGACAGTCAACTTTGACAGTGTCACTGCACAGGGCGGAGGATTCAGTATCATTCCTAACCTGCAATATGTCGCACCCATCAACGACTGGATAGGGTTTGGTTTCAGTGTGGATGTTCCATTTGGTTTGAAAACCAGTTATGGAACGACATCTCCCATGCGCTATGCCGCGACATTGACTTCTATCAGGGTTGTTGATATCAGTCCTGCTCTTGGCATGCAGATTACTGATAAGGCATCCGTGGGCGCGGGTTTTGACATACAAAGAGCTTATGCGGAATTTGACAGTGTCGCTGCGTTAATTGATCCGAGTCCGTTTTCCATTAACAAGACCGTGATCACATCAGAAGATACCCGCAGTACCAATAAGGCAAATGATACGGGTTATGGATTTCGTCTGGGTTTTATGTATGAATTTAACCCTTGCACTCGTATGGGCATTAGTTATCACTCGCAGGTGGTTCATCATTTCTCTGGCAGCAGCAAGTTCATTGGCCCTATCACTGAAATAGCCAACGCAGAGCATGGCGGCGGACCTATTGTTTCTTCCCGTGCCACCACGAATGTGAAACTACCGCCTTATACCGCATTAAGTGTGTTCCACAAGGCCACGCCATCCTGGGCGTTTATGGGTACGCTGGTTTACACGCAATGGAATACCTTCAAGACCTTGACGCTTAATCAGGTCGCTGGTCTGGTGAATGACCCGGTCACATTGGTTGCACCCAGCACGGACATCCAGATATCAATTCCGGAAAACTACCGCAATAGCTGGAATCTTTCGCTTGGCGCCAACTATTATCCCACGGAAACCATCATTATCCGTTCGGGTATAGGGTATGATCAGTCACCCGTGCGAGACAGATACCGTAATGTCCAGTTGCCGGATTCCGACCGCTATGCCTTGGCCTTAGGCGGACATTTCCAGGCAACAAAAACCATAGGACTTGACGTTGGCTGGTCTCATATCTTTTTCTTTGGCAAGGTTAAAGTCAATCCTCCGCCGCAGGTTAATGGCGCTGAAACGGTATCAACTAACGGCCATGTCAAAGGCGGTGCAGATGTATTGTCCGGCCAAGTCACCTGGGACATCGTTTAG
- a CDS encoding type IV pilus twitching motility protein PilT: MEIETYLKLALEQRASDVHIVPGMPLLMRIDGDLLATKDKPNFTPETAKELIYSILTKEQQGKLEKHLALDLAVNFPNVGNFRVNAFHQREGLAAVLRVIPDKVPTFDELNLPIILKRLLVQPHGLVLVTGPTGSGKSTTLASMIDFVNTMRPCHIITIEDPIEYIHKNKKCSINQLQVGRDTKSFSAALRSSLRQDPNVIMLGEMRDLETIRLALTAAETGHLVLSTMHASSAAITISRIIDVFPTSERNRVRNMLSETIEAVVCQTLVKKAASGRVAAFEVMLATPAIRHLISQGMNSHIESTIQTSGDMGMFTLEQNLKELVAKGIISQSTSRLVSSHRDSMKFSEGGKKPVNEPLGNVVNK; this comes from the coding sequence ATGGAAATTGAAACATATTTAAAACTTGCATTGGAGCAGCGCGCGTCCGATGTGCACATTGTTCCGGGCATGCCGTTACTCATGCGTATCGACGGGGATTTACTGGCAACGAAAGATAAACCCAATTTTACCCCCGAAACCGCGAAAGAACTGATTTATAGTATCCTGACCAAAGAACAACAAGGCAAACTTGAAAAACATCTCGCACTGGATTTGGCGGTCAATTTTCCTAATGTGGGTAACTTTCGCGTGAATGCATTCCATCAAAGAGAGGGGCTTGCAGCCGTATTACGTGTCATTCCAGACAAAGTACCCACTTTTGATGAACTGAATTTGCCTATCATATTGAAAAGGCTGCTCGTGCAGCCGCATGGTTTGGTATTGGTAACAGGCCCAACAGGCTCCGGGAAAAGCACGACGCTGGCATCCATGATCGATTTTGTCAATACCATGAGACCATGTCACATCATTACAATAGAAGACCCCATCGAATACATACATAAAAATAAAAAGTGTTCCATCAATCAATTGCAGGTTGGCAGGGACACAAAAAGCTTTTCAGCAGCATTGCGCTCATCCCTGAGGCAAGACCCAAATGTGATCATGCTGGGTGAAATGCGCGATCTTGAAACTATTCGGCTTGCATTGACTGCGGCAGAAACCGGTCACCTGGTTTTGTCTACCATGCATGCCAGTTCAGCAGCCATTACTATCAGCCGTATCATAGATGTATTTCCTACGTCTGAAAGAAACCGCGTGAGAAACATGTTGTCTGAAACAATTGAAGCCGTGGTCTGTCAAACACTCGTCAAGAAAGCCGCTTCCGGACGCGTAGCCGCCTTTGAAGTCATGCTCGCCACCCCGGCAATACGCCATTTGATCAGCCAGGGTATGAATTCACACATAGAATCAACCATTCAAACCAGCGGCGACATGGGTATGTTCACACTGGAACAAAATCTCAAGGAACTGGTGGCAAAAGGTATTATTTCACAATCCACCAGTCGTTTGGTAAGCTCGCATCGTGACAGCATGAAATTCTCTGAGGGAGGCAAAAAACCTGTAAATGAACCCCTTGGTAATGTAGTCAACAAATAA
- a CDS encoding 3-hydroxyacyl-CoA dehydrogenase NAD-binding domain-containing protein, translating to MTKSQSYQHWQLETDSDQILWVCFDKKHSAVNTLDREVMEEFSRIVDMLKIDTTHKGVILTSAKKSGFIAGADISQFTQFSDIAEATGVLTLGQEILNQLEALKLPVVAMIDGFCLGGGLELALACHYRVAEESGKTRLGLPEVKLGIHPGWGGTVRLPRLIGAPQALNLILNGHTVSGKAAAKLGFVDAAVPKRQLVNAAKYYVLNKPPRHKPGTLQSLTNQKIIRQMLGYYLRKQVQKKVNPLHYPAPFHVIDNWELVGVESDAAYEREAKSCGKLFFSETCQNLVRVFFLQDRLKGLAKESSFTPQHVHVIGAGTMGGDIAAWCAVQGMTVTLQDLEPRFIAPAIKRAHKLFKDKLKEQYLIEKAMDRLIPDINGDGISRADIIIEAVIEDLAVKQSTFKMIESKAKPQAILATNTSSIPLDDINTVLQQPERLVGIHYFNPVAKMQLVEVVQGQHTSQEIVEKSISFVRKIDRLPLPVKSSPGFLVNRILMPYLLEAVELIKEGVPMTAIDKAMTQFGMPMGPITLADTVGLDVCLSVAKYLGKYFNTPIPQQLIQCVEQRKLGRKTGEGFYQYDKRGKQIRGEEKPYDQPLDTISNPLVLTMLNEAFACLREGVVADGDLLDAGMVYGTGFAPFRGGPIHYAKTQGIHELYQQYIKQQEARGESQKVKEWETTAV from the coding sequence ATGACAAAGTCACAATCATATCAGCACTGGCAGCTAGAAACCGATTCGGACCAGATATTATGGGTATGTTTCGACAAAAAACATTCCGCTGTTAACACACTGGACCGGGAAGTCATGGAAGAATTTTCCAGGATTGTCGATATGCTAAAAATCGATACTACACATAAGGGAGTAATTCTCACCTCGGCAAAAAAAAGCGGCTTTATCGCCGGCGCGGATATTTCCCAGTTTACACAGTTCAGTGACATTGCCGAAGCAACAGGTGTGTTGACACTGGGGCAAGAGATTTTAAATCAGCTGGAAGCGTTAAAATTACCCGTCGTCGCCATGATCGATGGTTTTTGCCTGGGCGGAGGTCTGGAACTGGCCTTGGCTTGTCATTACCGTGTTGCGGAAGAAAGCGGAAAAACCCGGCTAGGATTGCCTGAAGTGAAACTGGGAATTCATCCGGGGTGGGGCGGAACCGTCAGATTGCCGCGCCTCATAGGTGCGCCACAGGCATTAAACCTGATATTGAATGGTCATACCGTCAGCGGAAAGGCTGCGGCAAAGCTTGGGTTTGTCGACGCTGCTGTGCCCAAACGACAGTTGGTTAATGCGGCAAAATATTATGTCCTGAACAAACCGCCCAGGCATAAACCCGGAACATTACAGTCACTGACAAATCAGAAAATTATTCGGCAAATGCTCGGTTATTATCTGCGCAAGCAAGTCCAGAAAAAAGTCAATCCTTTACATTATCCCGCACCATTTCATGTGATAGACAATTGGGAACTGGTCGGTGTGGAGTCGGATGCGGCTTATGAGCGCGAGGCAAAAAGCTGCGGCAAATTATTTTTTAGCGAAACCTGCCAAAACCTGGTGCGTGTCTTTTTTCTGCAGGATCGATTAAAAGGTTTGGCGAAGGAATCCTCTTTCACTCCGCAGCATGTGCACGTGATAGGCGCGGGCACAATGGGCGGCGATATTGCTGCATGGTGTGCCGTGCAGGGAATGACGGTCACACTGCAAGATCTTGAACCGCGTTTTATTGCTCCAGCCATCAAGCGTGCGCATAAGTTATTCAAGGACAAACTGAAAGAACAGTATCTCATTGAAAAGGCCATGGACAGGCTGATTCCGGATATTAATGGTGACGGCATTTCCAGAGCGGATATCATCATTGAAGCTGTGATTGAAGACCTTGCAGTTAAACAATCGACTTTCAAGATGATAGAGTCAAAAGCAAAACCCCAGGCAATTCTGGCTACCAATACATCCAGCATTCCTTTGGATGACATTAATACGGTATTGCAGCAACCGGAACGCCTGGTGGGGATTCATTATTTTAATCCTGTGGCAAAAATGCAGCTGGTCGAAGTAGTGCAAGGTCAGCACACTAGCCAGGAAATTGTTGAGAAGTCCATTAGCTTCGTCAGGAAAATCGACCGCCTGCCGCTGCCGGTGAAAAGCAGCCCGGGATTCCTGGTGAACCGAATACTTATGCCTTATTTGCTGGAAGCGGTAGAGTTAATCAAAGAAGGCGTGCCTATGACAGCCATAGACAAGGCGATGACACAGTTTGGAATGCCTATGGGTCCCATTACTCTGGCGGATACAGTGGGGCTGGATGTTTGTCTTTCCGTGGCGAAATATCTGGGTAAATATTTCAACACTCCCATTCCGCAGCAACTCATACAATGTGTGGAACAGCGCAAGCTGGGAAGAAAGACCGGTGAAGGGTTTTATCAATATGACAAACGCGGCAAACAGATCAGAGGTGAAGAGAAACCTTACGACCAGCCATTGGACACCATTTCAAATCCCCTCGTTTTAACCATGTTGAACGAAGCTTTCGCGTGTCTGCGTGAGGGAGTGGTGGCTGACGGTGATTTGCTGGATGCCGGTATGGTCTATGGTACTGGATTCGCGCCATTTCGGGGCGGTCCCATTCACTATGCCAAAACCCAGGGGATACATGAATTATACCAGCAATATATCAAGCAACAGGAAGCAAGAGGCGAGAGCCAAAAGGTTAAGGAATGGGAAACGACCGCTGTTTGA
- a CDS encoding acetyl-CoA C-acetyltransferase has protein sequence MTGKTTSYLRDVYIVDGARTPFLKAKGKPGPFSASDLAVNAGKELLKRQPFSANELNEVVIGCVMPSPDEANIGRVIAIRLGCGKTVPAWTVQRNCASGMQSLDSAAKDIAMGRHDLVLAGGTEAMSRAPLLFSENYTSWIAGLTGAKDWKGKIQAWSRFRPAYLKPVIALLRGLSDPLVNLSMGQTAENLAYRFNISRAEMDQFALESHQRTAAGQDNHYFGEVQPAFGSSGDFYLTDDGVRRDSSMERLATLKPFFDKKFGSVTAGNSSQISDGAALLLLASKEAVDKYRLPVLARIVDIQWAGVDPAEMGLGPVYATHKLLQHQKLSMDEIDFWEINEAFAAQVIGCLRAWESDEYCQKNLGLKSALGSIDKSRLNVDGGAIAIGHPVGASGARIVLHLIEVLRRNKAKKGIATICIGGGQGGAMLIENVSEV, from the coding sequence ATGACAGGAAAAACGACATCTTATTTGCGTGATGTATATATTGTTGATGGCGCACGCACGCCATTTCTTAAGGCTAAAGGCAAGCCCGGGCCATTTTCTGCTTCCGATCTTGCTGTCAATGCGGGCAAGGAATTGTTGAAACGCCAGCCGTTTTCAGCGAATGAATTAAATGAAGTCGTGATTGGTTGTGTCATGCCCAGTCCGGATGAGGCAAACATAGGCCGAGTGATCGCCATTCGTCTAGGCTGTGGAAAAACGGTTCCTGCCTGGACAGTGCAGCGCAACTGTGCTTCCGGCATGCAATCACTGGACAGCGCCGCGAAAGATATCGCTATGGGACGCCATGATCTGGTGCTGGCGGGCGGGACGGAAGCCATGAGCAGAGCACCGCTTTTGTTTAGTGAAAATTATACTAGTTGGATTGCCGGATTAACGGGCGCAAAAGACTGGAAGGGTAAAATCCAGGCCTGGTCCAGATTCAGGCCCGCCTATTTAAAACCGGTTATCGCCTTGCTCAGAGGGTTAAGCGATCCTCTTGTCAACCTGTCTATGGGGCAGACAGCAGAAAATCTTGCTTACCGCTTCAATATCTCACGCGCGGAAATGGATCAGTTCGCGTTGGAGAGTCATCAACGTACTGCCGCCGGCCAGGATAATCACTATTTTGGTGAAGTCCAGCCAGCTTTTGGCAGCAGCGGCGATTTTTATTTGACTGATGATGGTGTCAGACGTGATTCCTCGATGGAAAGACTCGCGACTCTCAAACCGTTTTTTGATAAAAAGTTTGGCAGTGTCACGGCTGGCAATAGTTCACAGATTTCAGATGGCGCCGCTCTGCTTCTGCTGGCGAGCAAAGAGGCGGTGGATAAATACCGTTTGCCGGTGCTTGCACGCATCGTGGATATCCAGTGGGCGGGCGTCGATCCGGCAGAAATGGGACTGGGTCCGGTTTATGCAACTCACAAGCTATTACAGCATCAGAAGCTGAGTATGGATGAAATTGATTTTTGGGAAATCAATGAAGCTTTCGCTGCCCAGGTCATAGGGTGCCTGAGAGCCTGGGAAAGTGATGAATACTGTCAAAAGAATCTGGGGCTGAAAAGTGCTCTCGGCAGCATAGATAAGTCCCGGCTGAATGTAGACGGCGGCGCTATTGCCATTGGACACCCTGTTGGAGCGAGCGGAGCACGAATTGTTCTGCACCTGATTGAAGTGCTGCGGCGAAACAAGGCCAAAAAAGGGATCGCCACCATTTGTATAGGCGGTGGACAAGGTGGCGCGATGTTAATTGAAAATGTCTCCGAGGTGTAA
- a CDS encoding acyl-CoA dehydrogenase, protein MDMANVISILFILGLVLISAFYQLATLAWTILIGIGLVILTSFGWLSPLPLAFFWLVYLLAAAFSNLHQLRQQYIVKPALKLLQKQLPTISATERAAIEAGDTWWEKELFCGRPNWKKLFNIPRPVLSQEEQEFLNNQVEQLCSMLDDWNIVFNDRNLPDEVWNYLKQEKFFAMVIPREYGGLGFSALAHSTVVTKIATRSISAAVTTMVPNSLGPGELLVRYGTDEQKKYYLPRLSNGTDIPCFALTAPDAGSDAGAIPDTGIVCRGEFEGRDVLGMRVSWDKRYITLAPVATLLGLAIHLYDPDHLLGDKTDIGITLCLIPTSHPGVETGSRHLPMYHAFMNGPTRGNNVFIPLEWIIGGPQMAGQGWRMLMESLSIGRSISLPALSTACGKMAYRLTGAYSRIRRQFNTPIASFEGIEEALGYIAGYSYMLESCRMMTAGAVDQDINPSIVSAIAKYHMTEMCRHVVSYAMDVHAGQMIQTGPRNLLANAYLAVPVSITVEGANILTRNLIIFGQGAIRCHPYILKEIELISSPDAKVEELDRLLMSHIGFYVSNLLRNVAYGLTGGRFIISLAKNKRIKAYQRQLTRMSAALALLADTSLILLGGSLKRRERISARLGDIMSQLYLASAVLKYYYDHDKPASDVNYVCWSLQECLYKIQLACNELLHNFPNRWAGRLLEWIIFPFGTAYHKPRDRLHNSIVEPMLSASELRDRLTRFSYLGHDDTHLIRQLDQAIARISAIEPLQKKLQKAVQTGAIPRSFEFADRVAAAEQAGLLSADEARMLNDFEKLRTEIIKVNEFNFDFTEVIA, encoded by the coding sequence ATGGATATGGCTAATGTCATTAGCATTCTGTTTATACTTGGGCTGGTTTTGATTTCGGCTTTTTACCAGTTGGCAACCCTTGCCTGGACCATTCTGATAGGGATAGGCCTGGTTATACTGACCTCGTTTGGCTGGTTGTCGCCATTGCCTTTGGCCTTCTTCTGGCTTGTTTATTTGCTGGCAGCTGCATTTTCCAATCTGCATCAACTTCGACAACAATATATCGTCAAGCCTGCCTTGAAACTGTTGCAAAAGCAATTACCTACCATCAGCGCCACGGAACGCGCCGCCATTGAAGCGGGTGATACCTGGTGGGAAAAGGAGTTGTTTTGCGGCCGCCCTAACTGGAAAAAATTATTCAATATTCCGCGTCCTGTGCTGTCTCAAGAAGAACAGGAATTTTTAAACAATCAGGTTGAACAGCTTTGCTCCATGCTGGATGACTGGAATATTGTGTTTAATGATCGCAATTTACCGGATGAAGTCTGGAATTATCTCAAACAGGAAAAGTTTTTCGCAATGGTCATTCCAAGGGAATATGGCGGCCTGGGTTTTTCTGCGCTGGCACATTCCACTGTTGTTACCAAAATCGCCACCCGCAGTATTAGCGCGGCTGTTACCACCATGGTTCCAAATTCACTTGGACCTGGAGAATTACTGGTTCGCTATGGCACCGATGAACAAAAAAAATATTATTTGCCGCGTCTGTCCAATGGAACGGATATTCCCTGTTTTGCCTTGACCGCCCCCGATGCGGGTAGTGACGCAGGCGCAATACCGGATACCGGAATCGTTTGCCGCGGAGAATTTGAAGGCAGGGATGTATTGGGTATGCGGGTGAGCTGGGATAAACGCTATATCACTCTTGCTCCCGTTGCCACCCTTCTGGGATTAGCGATTCACTTGTATGATCCGGATCATTTGTTAGGCGATAAAACCGATATTGGCATTACCTTGTGCCTGATTCCCACGTCTCATCCGGGAGTAGAAACAGGTTCGCGTCATTTACCCATGTATCATGCTTTCATGAATGGGCCGACCCGCGGAAATAATGTATTCATTCCCTTGGAATGGATCATTGGCGGGCCTCAAATGGCTGGACAAGGCTGGCGCATGCTTATGGAATCTCTTTCCATTGGCCGTTCCATTTCTCTTCCTGCTCTTTCGACCGCCTGTGGAAAAATGGCTTACCGGCTTACCGGGGCTTATTCGAGAATACGCCGGCAGTTCAATACGCCTATTGCCTCATTCGAGGGGATAGAAGAAGCGCTGGGATACATTGCTGGCTACAGTTATATGCTGGAATCCTGCCGCATGATGACGGCGGGCGCGGTTGATCAGGACATTAATCCTTCTATTGTCTCCGCAATAGCAAAATATCACATGACAGAAATGTGTCGTCATGTTGTTTCTTACGCCATGGATGTCCATGCTGGCCAAATGATACAAACAGGCCCCAGAAACCTGCTCGCGAATGCCTATCTGGCAGTGCCAGTCAGCATCACAGTGGAAGGCGCGAATATTCTGACGCGTAATTTAATCATTTTTGGTCAGGGTGCCATACGCTGTCATCCCTATATTCTCAAGGAAATTGAACTCATTAGTTCACCTGATGCCAAAGTTGAAGAACTGGACAGACTGCTCATGTCGCACATCGGGTTTTATGTCAGCAACCTGTTGAGGAATGTAGCATACGGACTGACTGGCGGCAGGTTTATCATTTCCCTGGCGAAGAACAAGCGCATCAAGGCTTATCAGCGTCAACTAACCCGAATGAGTGCGGCGCTTGCCTTGCTGGCTGATACCAGTCTGATACTTCTGGGCGGAAGCTTGAAGCGGCGTGAACGCATTTCTGCCCGCCTGGGCGATATCATGAGCCAGTTATATCTGGCTTCCGCTGTTCTGAAATATTATTACGATCACGACAAGCCTGCTTCCGATGTCAATTATGTGTGCTGGTCTCTGCAAGAGTGTCTTTATAAGATCCAGTTGGCTTGTAATGAATTGCTGCATAATTTTCCCAACCGCTGGGCGGGCAGGCTGCTGGAATGGATTATTTTTCCCTTTGGTACTGCGTATCACAAGCCACGGGACAGATTGCACAACAGCATTGTAGAGCCTATGCTGAGTGCATCTGAACTGCGTGACCGTCTAACCCGGTTCTCTTATCTCGGGCATGATGATACGCATCTGATCAGACAGCTGGATCAGGCTATAGCACGGATATCAGCCATTGAACCTTTGCAGAAAAAATTGCAAAAAGCGGTGCAGACAGGCGCAATCCCACGATCATTTGAATTTGCCGATCGGGTGGCCGCGGCGGAACAGGCTGGCCTGCTCAGCGCAGATGAAGCCAGAATGCTTAATGATTTTGAAAAGTTGAGAACTGAAATTATCAAGGTCAATGAATTCAATTTTGACTTTACTGAAGTCATCGCATGA